Proteins from a single region of Undibacterium sp. KW1:
- the yidD gene encoding membrane protein insertion efficiency factor YidD gives MKTLLLLLLRFYKLAISPMLGQNCRFYPSCSEYAAEAIKIHGAAKGSLLAGKRLCKCHPWHPGGVDNVPPASEKSQTTPTSAQCCHDGKHNGHSSPLS, from the coding sequence ATGAAAACCCTGCTGCTCCTGTTGCTCAGATTTTATAAACTGGCAATTAGTCCTATGTTGGGGCAGAACTGTCGTTTTTATCCCAGTTGCTCTGAATATGCGGCAGAGGCTATCAAAATACACGGTGCTGCCAAGGGTAGCTTGCTGGCAGGGAAACGCTTGTGCAAATGCCATCCCTGGCATCCCGGTGGCGTGGATAACGTGCCGCCAGCTAGTGAAAAATCGCAAACCACCCCCACATCTGCCCAGTGCTGCCATGATGGCAAGCACAATGGACATTCTTCTCCCCTTTCCTGA